GGTTACCAAGATCACCAATTTCGGTGTCTTTGTTGAACTGGAAGACGAACTGGAAGGTCTGCTCCATATCTCTGAACTGGCAGACCACAAGGTTGAAAATCCGGAAGACATCGTCAAAGTCGGGGAAACCCTGGATGTAAAAATCCTGCGTGTCGACACAGACGATCGTAAAATCGGCCTGAGTCGTAAACTCGAAGAACCGATTGAGGAAGAAGCTGCTGCTGGTGAAAGCAGCGAAGTGACTTCCACTCCTCGTAAGGAACTCATGGGGGGAACCGGTGGAGATGCTCCACTGTTCACCATGCCTTCTGAGAGTGCGGAACCTTCCAAAGAAGAAGATTCCAGCGAAGAGTAAACTTGCTTAACACTTTCAGTCACTGACTGTCAGTTGCATATAGAGCGGCGATCAGAAATGATCGCCGCTTTTTTTTACGTCTAGAGCGAATTCGATGTTCTACCAGATACTTAAGTCGTGTCTGTTTCTCGACTGTTGATGCACATGGATCAAAGTTGCTGGATGCAATGTCAGTGTGGGCTATTTGTGAAAAAGTACTGTAATAGCTGTGTTTTAGCTCGCTAATCTACCCCAGTTGATATAACCGTTACAGTTTCCGCAGAACCGTGTTTTCCCGGGCTGCTTTCTGACTCCTGTTTCAGAAAAGCGATGTTGCCTGCCGATAAAAAATCTACAGGGTGTCGGTATATCTAACCGACTGACTGTGATTGAATTATCGTGTCGAGAGGAAACGAGTTCCCGCGAACGGTTGCAAATCGAATGGAAAGCCATGGATAACTAACGGCCTTTCCATTTGTCACCAGAAACAGATAACAGGTTTTCCATGCAGAAAACTGCTCGACGGCGTTCCTCTTCAGCCGTACAGAATCCATTAGAAACATATCTTAAAGAGATCAATGAAACCGCCCTGCTCTCTGCCGAAGAAGAGCGAGAGCTGTCGAATCGCATCGAACATGGTGATAAAGAAGCACGCGACCGGATGGTTCGTGCGAACCTGCGACTGGTGGTGAATATTGCTCGTGCTTATTCCGGCAAAGGCCTGCCACTCCAGGACCTGATCGAAGAGGGCAACCTGGGGCTCCTGCGGGCAGTCGAAGGCTTCGACCCGGATATGGGGACCCGTTTCAGTACCTATGCCAGTTACTGGATCAAGCAGTCAATCAAACGGGCCCTGGTCAATTCTGCGAAAACGATCCGTATTCCTGCTTACATGGTCGAACTGTTGACCAAGTGGCGGCGGGCAACTGCCCAGCTTCAGGATACTTTGGACCGTACTCCGACGACTGAGGAAGTTGCGCGTGAACTGGATCTTCCTCCCAAGAAACTGAAAATCGTCAAGAAAGCAATTCAGCTTTACAATTCCTCGCCGCAGTCAGAACAACAGGACGCCGGCTGGTCATTGGGAGAAATGATTCCCGATGACCGTCTCAAGGGGCCCGACGATGAACTGGTCGAAAATGACAACCTCAAACATGTTTTCAGGCTGTTGAAGGAAATTCCAGATCGCGAAGCCAACATTCTGCGGATGCGGTTTGGGCTCGATGGTGAGGAACCGAAGACCCTCAAAGAGATTGGGCAGGCACTGGGACTGACGCGAGAGCGAGTCCGTCAGATTGAGAGTGAAGCTCTCAAAAAACTGGCCAAGGAAATCAGTGGCGAGTAATATTGCTTACCCTTCAAAATTGAATCTACTATGCAAACAGACCGGTTATTCGCTGGTCTGTTCTGCTTTGACAGGGACCACCAGCGGGTCATGAATGGTGGGAGTGTTATCCCGCTCCGCTTGCCGATAGATCTCAGCCAGTTGAATCATTAACGGTTCCAGCTGTTGATAGTAATCGTCTTCGGATTCAAATTCTGTCTTCCGCTGTTTGAGTTCCAGGATATTAATTTCCAGTGCATCACGGCGCTGCTTTTGAGTTCCAGTAATCTGTGAAACTGGTCGCAAAGCACAAACGGCGAACTGCTGAGCTCGATGACCGTCTGGCAGGCTGGCCGTTGCTCCTGACTCGGGGAGATTATCCAACCCCTTAAATTGATCAGCTCTTGAACCCCGCTGATCGCCGTTATCGTCCAATAATGCATGCTCAGTGGCCAGTTGGCCCTGCTCCAGGTAATGCGCTTCTGTCTGACGACAAGCGGCCAGATACGCTTCCAGGAGCGAGACCTGCCCGTCATGATCCAGATCTGACTCTGGTTCGGAAGCCGCTGCGGACAAAAACTTACCGAAATGCGAAAAGTAGAACTCAAATCCGTTTTTGGTAGCGGAGATCACCACACGATTCTCTCCTGACAGCGCCTGCAGGAAAGGACCACTGGCCGAAAAACAGTTCAACACTGCGAGTGGATGTGTAATCTGATCACAACAGACTTGCAGTTGTTCCGCAGTCAGGTCGGGGCCGCGGAGATTGAAGCGAGCTGATTTCCCATCAAACGTACCATGCCCGATCAGGATCAACCAGGTTGCACTGTAGGATTCCGGGGAGCGCAGGAGTTCCCGTTCGATCAGAGTTCGATCAGAATTGCGGGCATCGAGGCTTTCTCCAATCACAGTCAACTCGGCCTGTTTTCCAACCGCAAGTTGTTTC
The genomic region above belongs to Gimesia chilikensis and contains:
- a CDS encoding sigma-70 family RNA polymerase sigma factor — encoded protein: MQKTARRRSSSAVQNPLETYLKEINETALLSAEEERELSNRIEHGDKEARDRMVRANLRLVVNIARAYSGKGLPLQDLIEEGNLGLLRAVEGFDPDMGTRFSTYASYWIKQSIKRALVNSAKTIRIPAYMVELLTKWRRATAQLQDTLDRTPTTEEVARELDLPPKKLKIVKKAIQLYNSSPQSEQQDAGWSLGEMIPDDRLKGPDDELVENDNLKHVFRLLKEIPDREANILRMRFGLDGEEPKTLKEIGQALGLTRERVRQIESEALKKLAKEISGE